A part of Nocardioides sp. WS12 genomic DNA contains:
- a CDS encoding M67 family metallopeptidase, which produces MLQIDQTTYDAIVEHAKRDHPVEACGMVVGPIGADRAERLIEMVNAAGSPTFYEYDSTDLLRLYRELDDRDEEPVVIYHSHTATEAYPSVTDINLAGEPGAHYVLVSTQEHGNNAGPVEFRSYRIIDGVVTEESVEVVGTQSGTSTEETG; this is translated from the coding sequence GTGTTGCAGATCGACCAGACGACGTACGACGCGATTGTCGAGCACGCCAAGCGGGACCATCCCGTCGAGGCGTGCGGCATGGTCGTCGGCCCGATCGGCGCCGATCGCGCCGAACGGCTCATCGAGATGGTCAACGCTGCCGGCAGTCCGACCTTCTACGAGTACGACTCGACGGACCTCCTGCGCCTGTATCGCGAACTCGACGATCGCGACGAGGAGCCGGTGGTGATCTACCACTCGCACACCGCGACCGAGGCGTACCCGAGCGTGACCGACATCAACCTGGCCGGTGAGCCCGGAGCCCACTACGTGCTGGTCAGCACGCAGGAGCACGGGAATAACGCAGGCCCGGTGGAGTTCAGGTCCTACAGAATCATTGACGGCGTTGTGACCGAGGAATCGGTCGAGGTCGTCGGCACCCAGAGCGGTACATCTACAGAGGAGACTGGCTGA
- a CDS encoding MoaD/ThiS family protein, which yields MAIEVRIPTILRTYTGGEKAVSAEGANLSALIDSLEANHPGIKDRLVEDKGAGIELRRFVNVYINDEDVRFIGSLEAELSDGDQIVILPAVAGGAA from the coding sequence ATGGCCATCGAGGTCCGGATCCCGACCATTCTGCGCACCTACACCGGTGGCGAGAAGGCTGTCAGCGCCGAGGGCGCCAACCTGAGTGCGCTCATCGACTCGCTGGAGGCCAACCACCCCGGCATCAAGGACCGCCTGGTGGAGGACAAGGGCGCCGGCATCGAGCTGCGCCGCTTCGTCAACGTCTACATCAACGACGAGGACGTCCGCTTCATCGGCAGCCTCGAGGCCGAACTCTCCGACGGTGACCAGATCGTCATCCTGCCGGCCGTTGCCGGCGGCGCTGCCTGA
- a CDS encoding pyridoxal-phosphate dependent enzyme yields the protein MVRYDSLLASVGNTPLVGLPRLSAPFNTGADGAPQIRIWAKLEDRNPTGSIKDRPALKMIEEAEKAGVLRPGCTILEPTSGNTGISIAMAAKLKGYRTVFVMPENTSEERRQILRMWGAEIVSSPAAGGSNEAVRVAKQIAAEHPDWVMLYQYGNAANALAHEEGTGPEILADLPSITHFVAGLGTTGTLMGVSRFFRGAKPDVTIVAAEPRYGELVYGLRNLDEGFVPELYDAELIDSRFSVGPRDAVRRVRELLELEGIFAGISTGAILHAALGQAAKAVKAGESADIAFVVADGGWKYLSTGAYEGTIDQAEDRLEGQLWA from the coding sequence ATGGTCCGCTACGACAGCCTGCTCGCGTCGGTCGGCAACACGCCGCTCGTGGGGCTGCCGCGACTCTCCGCACCGTTCAACACCGGCGCCGACGGTGCGCCGCAGATCCGGATCTGGGCCAAGCTCGAGGACCGCAACCCGACCGGCTCGATCAAGGACCGCCCGGCCCTGAAAATGATCGAGGAAGCCGAGAAGGCGGGCGTGCTCCGTCCCGGCTGCACGATCCTCGAACCCACCTCGGGCAACACCGGCATCTCGATCGCGATGGCGGCGAAGCTCAAGGGCTACCGCACCGTGTTCGTGATGCCGGAGAACACTTCCGAGGAGCGCCGCCAGATCCTGCGGATGTGGGGCGCCGAGATCGTCTCCAGCCCGGCAGCAGGCGGCTCCAACGAGGCCGTCCGCGTGGCCAAGCAGATCGCTGCCGAGCACCCCGACTGGGTGATGCTCTACCAGTACGGCAACGCCGCCAACGCGCTCGCGCACGAGGAAGGCACCGGCCCGGAGATCCTGGCCGACCTGCCCTCGATCACGCACTTCGTCGCCGGTCTCGGCACCACCGGCACCCTGATGGGGGTCAGCCGCTTCTTCCGCGGGGCCAAGCCGGACGTCACGATCGTGGCCGCCGAGCCGCGCTACGGCGAGCTGGTCTACGGCCTGCGCAACCTCGACGAGGGCTTCGTTCCCGAGTTGTACGACGCCGAGCTGATCGACAGCCGCTTCTCGGTGGGGCCGCGGGACGCCGTACGACGGGTCCGGGAACTGCTCGAACTCGAAGGCATCTTCGCCGGCATCTCGACCGGCGCGATCCTGCACGCCGCGCTCGGCCAGGCCGCCAAGGCGGTCAAGGCCGGCGAGTCCGCCGACATCGCGTTCGTCGTGGCCGACGGCGGCTGGAAGTACCTCTCGACCGGCGCCTACGAAGGCACCATCGACCAGGCCGAGGACCGCCTCGAAGGCCAGCTCTGGGCGTAG
- a CDS encoding alkaline phosphatase family protein, whose protein sequence is MTSLRLGARLRTRALTATLVVACSLVLTHAGSTAATPASGRPAASQVTASEPVPTAARLALNSKHVIAISVDGLNPAALTKLGPSKTPNLHKLIVTQGAGTTNARTQIEMTVTLPNHTSMVTGRRIKASAGGHGVTWNTETSTRTVQQAAGHPVSSVFEKVHAAGGRTAVFSTKAKFALFDRSWPTSVGRSYIKVEQNGAVTTALRDDLASVRRSFYFLHLGLPDQRGHTYGWMSPQYLDGVKRIDLLLGSIMIQVRRDPALSKSTVIILTSDHGGVPGTRDHGKATDPRNFRVPFAFWGAGVDNIPLYTLNRTTRRVPSTTYQPGFGASPQPIRNGELANAALDVLGLGPVTGSLWDRNQDLAWHD, encoded by the coding sequence GTGACTTCCTTGCGCCTCGGGGCGCGACTCCGGACTCGTGCACTCACCGCGACGCTCGTCGTTGCCTGTTCGCTGGTCCTCACCCATGCCGGCAGTACGGCGGCGACACCCGCTTCCGGGAGACCGGCCGCCAGCCAGGTGACGGCCTCGGAGCCGGTACCGACCGCCGCGCGCCTCGCGCTGAACAGCAAGCACGTGATCGCGATCTCGGTCGACGGGCTCAATCCAGCGGCGCTGACGAAGCTCGGCCCCTCGAAGACGCCGAACCTCCACAAACTGATCGTCACCCAGGGCGCCGGCACCACCAATGCCCGCACCCAGATCGAGATGACGGTGACGCTGCCGAACCACACCTCGATGGTGACGGGCCGACGGATCAAGGCCTCCGCGGGTGGACACGGCGTCACGTGGAACACCGAGACGTCGACCAGGACCGTGCAGCAGGCGGCCGGGCACCCCGTGTCGTCGGTGTTCGAGAAGGTGCATGCCGCCGGCGGCCGGACGGCGGTCTTCTCCACGAAGGCCAAGTTCGCCCTCTTCGACCGCTCGTGGCCGACCTCGGTCGGCAGGAGCTACATCAAGGTCGAGCAGAACGGCGCGGTCACCACGGCGCTGCGCGACGACCTGGCCAGCGTCCGCCGGAGCTTCTACTTCCTGCACCTGGGCCTGCCGGACCAGCGGGGCCACACCTACGGCTGGATGAGCCCGCAGTACCTCGACGGCGTCAAGCGCATCGACCTGCTGCTCGGATCCATCATGATCCAGGTGCGGCGCGATCCCGCGCTGAGCAAGTCCACGGTCATCATCCTCACCTCGGACCACGGCGGGGTCCCCGGCACCAGGGACCACGGCAAGGCCACCGACCCCCGCAACTTCCGCGTGCCGTTCGCGTTCTGGGGAGCTGGCGTCGACAACATCCCGCTCTACACGCTCAACCGGACGACACGTCGCGTGCCCAGCACGACCTACCAGCCGGGATTCGGCGCGTCACCGCAGCCGATCCGCAACGGAGAACTGGCGAATGCGGCGCTGGACGTCCTCGGACTGGGTCCGGTCACCGGCAGCCTGTGGGACCGCAACCAGGACCTCGCCTGGCACGACTAG
- the murI gene encoding glutamate racemase: protein MNHLDVDVDAPIGIFDSGFGGLTVARSVIDQLPHESITYVGDTARQPYGPKPIGEVREYALECLDHLVEQGVKALVIACNSASAAMLRDARERYDVPVVEVIYPATRRAVAASRNGRIGVICTRSTAESMAYDDAFAAAPQISLTTRACPRFVDFVEAGVTGGDELIAVAHEYLDPLSELGVDTLILGCTHYPLLTGVISYVMGDDVTLVSSAEECAKDVYRMLADTGLMRATGEPSYSFVTTGAPAEFETIGRRFLGPELVAAGQFAGGLANANGGAA from the coding sequence CTGAACCACCTCGACGTCGATGTCGACGCCCCCATCGGGATCTTCGATTCCGGGTTCGGTGGGCTCACGGTGGCCCGGTCGGTCATCGACCAGCTTCCGCACGAGTCGATCACCTATGTCGGCGACACCGCACGCCAGCCGTACGGCCCCAAGCCGATCGGTGAAGTGCGCGAATACGCCCTCGAATGTCTCGATCACCTCGTCGAGCAGGGCGTGAAGGCACTCGTCATCGCCTGCAACTCCGCCAGTGCGGCCATGCTGCGCGATGCGCGCGAGCGGTACGACGTCCCGGTGGTCGAAGTGATCTACCCCGCCACGCGACGGGCGGTCGCCGCAAGTCGCAACGGTCGGATCGGTGTCATTTGTACCCGGTCCACCGCCGAGTCGATGGCGTACGACGACGCGTTCGCCGCCGCGCCCCAGATCTCCCTGACCACCCGCGCCTGTCCGCGGTTCGTCGACTTCGTCGAGGCCGGCGTGACCGGCGGCGACGAGTTGATCGCGGTCGCCCACGAATACCTCGACCCACTGTCGGAACTCGGTGTCGACACCCTGATCCTCGGCTGTACGCACTACCCGCTCCTGACCGGCGTCATCTCCTACGTGATGGGTGATGACGTGACGCTGGTGAGCAGCGCGGAGGAGTGCGCCAAGGACGTCTACCGGATGCTGGCCGACACCGGCCTGATGCGCGCGACCGGCGAACCGTCGTACTCCTTCGTGACGACGGGTGCGCCGGCCGAGTTCGAGACGATCGGGCGCCGGTTCCTGGGCCCCGAACTGGTGGCGGCAGGACAGTTTGCAGGCGGGCTGGCCAACGCGAATGGGGGAGCTGCATGA
- a CDS encoding MBL fold metallo-hydrolase encodes MSDEVAPETTLLRVPESVADRSIKVTVVGCSGSYPGPESPASCYLVQATDGLRTWSIVLDMGNGALGVLQRYVDPLKVDAVFISHLHADHCVDMTSYYVLRKYHPKGSQPKIPVWGPKGTAKRLAKAYDLPRKPGMKEEFEFHLYGAPITIGPFRIESWEVPHPVPAYGMRLTAFGKTLAYSGDTGPTDVLDQIAADADLFLCEASFRSCDDNPPELHLTGHEAGEAATRAGAKRLVITHVPPWHDAQEMLAEATKTYDGPLELAAQGVVYTL; translated from the coding sequence ATGAGTGACGAAGTGGCACCGGAGACGACTCTGCTCCGGGTTCCCGAGAGTGTGGCCGACCGCTCGATCAAGGTCACGGTCGTCGGCTGCTCCGGGTCCTATCCGGGACCGGAGTCACCGGCCAGTTGCTACCTCGTCCAGGCCACCGACGGACTGCGCACCTGGAGCATCGTGCTCGACATGGGCAACGGCGCGCTCGGTGTGCTGCAGCGCTACGTGGACCCGCTCAAGGTCGACGCGGTGTTCATCAGCCACCTGCACGCCGACCACTGCGTCGACATGACCAGCTACTACGTGCTGCGCAAGTACCACCCCAAGGGCAGCCAGCCGAAGATCCCCGTGTGGGGCCCGAAGGGCACGGCCAAGCGGCTCGCGAAGGCCTACGACCTGCCGCGCAAGCCCGGCATGAAGGAAGAGTTCGAGTTCCACCTCTACGGCGCCCCGATCACCATCGGGCCCTTCCGTATCGAGTCCTGGGAGGTCCCGCACCCCGTGCCGGCCTACGGGATGCGGCTCACGGCGTTCGGCAAGACGCTCGCCTACAGCGGCGACACCGGCCCCACGGATGTCCTCGACCAGATCGCCGCCGACGCCGACCTGTTCCTGTGCGAGGCGTCGTTCCGTTCGTGTGACGACAACCCGCCGGAGCTTCACCTCACCGGCCACGAGGCCGGCGAAGCGGCGACCCGGGCGGGCGCGAAGCGCCTGGTGATCACGCACGTGCCCCCGTGGCACGACGCGCAGGAGATGCTCGCCGAGGCAACCAAGACGTACGACGGCCCGCTGGAGCTCGCTGCGCAGGGCGTCGTCTACACGCTCTGA
- a CDS encoding response regulator transcription factor, translating to MTDQIRVIIVDDDPLVRSALALMLGGQADLAVVGEAADGRAGVALARELAPDVVLMDIRMPVLDGLAATRILHDDPVPPRVIVLTTFDADDYVVNALAAGADGFLLKDTPPAEIVAALRKVADGDPMLSPSVTRTLIERVRIASPDGRATDAQRRLERLTERELDVAQAVGRGLSNAEIAAELFLSVPTVKGHVSKLFEKLETTNRVQIALCIRDAGDQSV from the coding sequence ATGACCGACCAGATCCGCGTGATCATCGTCGACGACGACCCGTTGGTGCGATCCGCGCTCGCCCTCATGCTCGGCGGGCAGGCAGACCTCGCGGTCGTCGGTGAGGCCGCTGACGGCCGGGCCGGTGTTGCCCTCGCCCGGGAGCTCGCCCCCGACGTGGTCCTGATGGACATCCGGATGCCCGTGCTCGACGGCCTCGCGGCCACCCGGATCCTCCACGACGATCCGGTGCCGCCTCGCGTGATCGTGCTGACCACCTTCGACGCCGACGACTACGTGGTCAATGCCCTCGCGGCCGGCGCCGACGGCTTCCTGCTCAAGGACACGCCGCCGGCCGAGATCGTGGCCGCCCTGCGCAAGGTCGCGGACGGCGACCCCATGCTGTCGCCGTCGGTGACCCGCACCCTGATCGAGCGGGTTCGCATCGCGTCGCCCGATGGTCGCGCCACCGACGCCCAGCGCCGCCTCGAACGCCTCACCGAACGCGAGCTCGACGTGGCCCAGGCCGTCGGACGTGGCCTGTCGAACGCCGAGATCGCGGCCGAGTTGTTCCTGTCGGTGCCGACGGTCAAGGGCCACGTCTCGAAGCTGTTCGAGAAGCTGGAGACGACCAACCGGGTCCAGATCGCGCTCTGCATCCGCGACGCCGGCGATCAGAGCGTGTAG